A portion of the Candidatus Methylomirabilis sp. genome contains these proteins:
- a CDS encoding twin-arginine translocase TatA/TatE family subunit, whose translation MFGLGIQELLVILIIVMLLFGARRLPEIGSGLGKAIRGFKESLSGKDVIDVTPKKEKGEEKRSSEGKG comes from the coding sequence ATGTTTGGATTGGGAATCCAAGAGCTGCTGGTGATTCTGATCATCGTGATGCTCCTCTTCGGTGCCCGCCGGCTCCCTGAGATCGGGAGTGGTCTGGGCAAGGCAATCCGAGGCTTCAAGGAGTCGTTATCGGGGAAGGATGTCATCGATGTGACGCCAAAGAAGGAGAAAGGCGAGGAGAAACGATCCAGTGAAGGGAAGGGTTAA